A window of the Diospyros lotus cultivar Yz01 unplaced genomic scaffold, ASM1463336v1 superscaf1, whole genome shotgun sequence genome harbors these coding sequences:
- the LOC127792797 gene encoding uncharacterized protein LOC127792797 — protein MIWGFASNGSTGGNDLKNDSSKLSQAPSEYSDDEISLNNDGEEGLECPICWESFNIVENVPYVLWCGHTLCKNCVLGLQWAVLKLPSLPIQLPFFISCPWCNLLSFRLVCRGNLKFPRKNFFLLWMVESLNGDRAKSHSSFSGDHPPVCCSNRSFAMGNQVSHVNHHHTPRVLLSEQRDPNRDPGSLLSSYLNAERLHFSLRKSLAFFVHLAAKLPLVVVFLVVVCYAIPASAAILALYVLITVLFALPSCLVLYFAYPSLDWLVREIIT, from the coding sequence ATGATTTGGGGTTTTGCTTCAAATGGCTCTACTGGAGGCAATGATCTGAAGAATGACAGTTCCAAGCTGAGTCAAGCTCCTTCCGAGTACTCGGATGATGAAATTTCCTTAAACAATGATGGTGAAGAAGGATTGGAATGCCCAATTTGCTGGGAATCCTTTAACATTGTGGAGAATGTGCCCTATGTTTTATGGTGTGGCCACACCCTCTGTAAGAACTGTGTCCTGGGCCTCCAGTGGGCTGTTTTGAAACTTCCCTCCCTCCCCATTCAACTTCCGTTTTTCATTTCTTGCCCTTGGTGCAACTTGCTATCTTTTAGGTTGGTATGCAGGGGGAATCTGAAGTTTCCTCGCAAAAACTTCTTCCTCCTTTGGATGGTTGAGAGCTTGAATGGGGATAGGGCGAAATCTCACTCTTCCTTTAGTGGGGACCATCCACCAGTCTGCTGTTCAAACAGAAGCTTTGCCATGGGAAATCAAGTTTCCCATGTAAACCATCACCATACTCCACGCGTTCTTCTCTCGGAGCAGAGGGATCCCAACCGTGATCCAGGTAGCCTTCTCAGCAGCTATCTAAATGCAGAAAGACTGCACTTCTCACTTCGTAAGTCCTTGGCTTTCTTTGTTCACTTGGCCGCCAAATTACCGCTTGTAGTTGTATTTCTAGTTGTCGTTTGTTATGCTATACCCGCCAGTGCAGCCATCTTGGCCCTGTACGTTCTCATCACTGTCTTGTTTGCCCTCCCATCTTGCCTCGTATTGTACTTCGCATACCCCAGTTTGGATTGGCTGGTCAGGGAAATCATCACTTGA
- the LOC127793053 gene encoding flavin-containing monooxygenase FMO GS-OX-like 9, which produces MLHATQDTNITDQAAQTTMVSEREPSSKHVCVIGAGPSGLVAARELRKEGHGVVVLEQKHEVGGQWLYDPNVEEEDALGRNPFLKVHSSVYGSLRLTSPREIMGFTDFPFLVKKGRDMRRFPGHGELLSYLKDFADWFGLREMIRFNTRVEYVGMLDYAEFGKDLMTKWVVRSKEKKAEKVMEEVFDAVVVATGHYSQPRLPSIKGMDTWKRRQMHSHIYRVPDPFRDEVVVVVGNSLSGQDISMELVDVAKEIYLSAKSLNISEGLSKVISKHSNLHLRPQVDSLQEDGRVLFVDGSWVTADTVIYCTGYSYSFPFLDTKGTVVVEDGRVGPLYEHTLPPSLAPSLSFIGIPKKIIGFPFFESQAKWIAQLLSGKRTLPSWDEMMQSIKDFYHSRDVAGIPKHYTHDIADFEYCDKYGDRIGLPRLEEWRKELCISALINADANLETYRDVYDDQETLQVAFQSPHFTQLGENHCYY; this is translated from the exons ATGTTACATGCAACACAAGACACTAACATCACAGACCAAGCAGCCCAAACTACCATGGTCTCCGAGAGAGAGCCAAGCTCCAAGCATGTTTGTGTGATTGGTGCAGGGCCATCCGGGCTGGTGGCAGCCAGAGAGCTGAGGAAAGAAGGCCACGGAGTGGTGGTTTTGGAGCAAAAACATGAGGTTGGAGGACAGTGGCTGTATGACCCTAatgttgaggaagaagatgccCTAGGGAGAAACCCTTTCTTGAAGGTTCACAGCAGTGTTTATGGCTCTCTGAGACTGACATCTCCCAGAGAGATAATGGGCTTCACTGATTTCCCGTTCTTGGTGAAGAAAGGTAGGGATATGAGGAGGTTTCCAGGGCATGGGGAGCTGCTTTCGTACCTCAAGGACTTTGCAGATTGGTTTGGGTTGAGGGAGATGATAAGGTTCAACACTAGGGTTGAGTACGTGGGCATGTTGGATTATGCCGAGTTTGGGAAGGATTTGATGACGAAATGGGTTGTCAGGAGCAAAGAGAAGAAGGCTGAGAAGGTGATGGAGGAGGTCTTTGATGCTGTGGTTGTGGCCACTGGCCATTACTCCCAGCCGAGGCTGCCTTCCATTAAAG GGATGGACACATGGAAGAGAAGGCAGATGCATAGCCACATTTACAGAGTACCAGACCCATTTCGCGATGAG GTTGTTGTGGTGGTTGGAAACTCACTAAGTGGCCAAGACATCTCAATGGAGCTTGTGGATGTGGCAAAGGAGATTTATCTTAGTGCCAAATCTCTCAACATCTCTGAGGGCTTGTCCAAAGTCATCTCAAAACATTCCAATTTGCACCTTCGTCCACAG GTAGATTCCCTACAAGAAGATGGAAGGGTTTTGTTTGTAGATGGCTCATGGGTCACTGCAGACACCGTCATATACTGCACTGG gtattcATACTCATTCCCATTTCTTGACACCAAAGGGACAGTGGTGGTGGAAGATGGCAGAGTGGGACCTTTGTATGAGCACACCCTCCCCCCTTCCCTTGCCCCTTCTCTCTCATTTATTGGCATTCCAAAGAAG ATCATAGGCTTCCCTTTCTTTGAGTCGCAAGCGAAATGGATAGCCCAACTACTGTCTGGGAAAAGAACACTGCCATCATGGGATGAGATGATGCAATCCATCAAAGATTTCTACCACTCCAGAGATGTTGCCGGCATTCCCAAGCACTACACCCATGACATTGCAGATTTCGAG TACTGTGACAAGTACGGGGATCGGATCGGGCTCCCGCGCCTAGAAGAATGGAGGAAGGAGCTGTGCATTTCGGCGCTGATAAATGCAGATGCCAACTTGGAGACGTACCGCGACGTCTACGACGATCAGGAGACGCTTCAGGTTGCTTTTCAGAGCCCCCATTTCACCCAGCTTGGAGAAAATCATTGTTATTATTAG
- the LOC127793185 gene encoding uncharacterized protein LOC127793185 isoform X2: MECTGFLQGCYSSRDLNMGVHGSAPPPCNNERMFKSSYCYNVFVPSLSRDQFLVHEKEILRRTILKHDLVFRDQVSELHRLHRRQRELMDEIRRAEIAKQNLQLQRSQSNSLSDQRQWQTPGLPWVNLAASRPSFSTAENFQSTSSFIERKSTRAELDTVLAEANLEERKLWHSKSKKKMLDLELPADEYIDSEEEDLYGNEKASKGPELPCYSSKKLPEDSRKSDLKLFPCSNLPNSICHGGSSRPDPFFRITNDFIDLNEPVWLKAAAASNPFRQGRDAETCLKTTYLEDKQGELLPNCDEYGMLSMPCKQLKVELPAEFPTANPLDDCDRKLQDQVADSVREKSERNASLSDDDYRQLVSPCLPTSCRLVPQSDGVKSQPFSSCPKPTHYANQNPIAVQALPRFNSVLPSYMSTESSSGSPLLNGNRSDCSRNMNRPGVGSFSPPQNSHWFGSQLETTTAASLPSIGFSHPNYDTATVHMNCFQRPAAGDPNSAKIMDLNMPPDVETANGVEKIEESQATLLVPQEKLDYDNTPNEEKEDLSRIDLASSQASSTSVSHAGPKRLKTRDCAGDENILVSDNFDKPGVCTSQFPHLSSSSNFHPDASEKKNTQSSLKDGMVNGYSASSPPASSGKLCTADNVSVDIMADTKLSGLGNQIDLNSCIIENEPLPIVKVKNAIEIDLEAPVSPENQERSPPRGDSEENQLYTHFQLSEMEDRDQKDELVRMAAEAIVLISAPSSASCR; the protein is encoded by the exons ATGGAGTGTACAGGCTTCCTCCAAGGATGCTACTCCAGTAGAGATCTTAATATGGGTGTTCATGGCAGTGCACCGCCCCCATGTAATAACGAGAGGATGTTCAAGAGCAGTTATTGCTACAATGTTTTCGTGCCATCACTTAGTAGGGACCAGTTTTTAGTCCATGAGAAGGAAATATTGAGACGGACAATACTCAAGCATGACCTGGTTTTCAGAGATCAG GTCAGTGAACTTCACCGCCTTCATAGAAGACAAAGGGAATTGATGGATGAAATTAGACGGGCAGAGATTGCTAAGCAGAACTTACAATTGCAGAGATCACAGTCCAATTCCTTATCTGATCAACGACAATGGCAAACCCCAGGCTTACCTTGGGTAAACCTCGCTGCAAGTAGACCATCTTTTTCAACAGCTGAAAACTTCCAATCTACTTCAAGCTTTATTGAGAGGAAAAGTACACGAGCAGAACTTGATACGGTGTTAGCTGAAGCCAATTTAGAAGAACGCAAGTTGTGGCATTCCAAGTCTAAGAAGAAAATGCTAGATCTCGAGCTTCCAGCTGATGAGTACATTGATAGTGAAGAGGAGGATCTGTATGGAAATGAAAAGGCTTCTAAAGGTCCTGAGTTGCCTTGTTATTCGTCAAAGAAACTGCCAGAGGATTCACGGAAGAGTGATCTTAAACTGTTTCCATGCAGCAATCTGCCCAACTCTATTTGCCATGGAGGTTCTTCTAGACCCGATCCTTTCTTTAGAATAACTAATGATTTCATTGACTTGAATGAACCGGTCTGGCTTAAGGCTGCAGCCGCTTCAAATCCATTCCGGCAGGGAAGGGATGCAGAAACTTGCTTGAAGACCACGTATCTGGAAGACAAGCAAGGAGAGCTTCTACCTAATTGTGATGAATACG GAATGTTATCCATGCCATGCAAACAATTAAAAGTCGAACTCCCAGCTGAATTCCCTACTGCCAATCCCTTGGACGACTGTGATAGAAAATTGCAAGATCAAGTTGCTGATTCTGTCAGAGAAAAATCAGAGAGAAATGCTTCTCTCTCTGATGATGACTATCGACAACTGGTCAGTCCTTGCTTACCCACCTCATGCCGCCTTGTTCCTCAGTCTGATGGGGTGAAGTCTCAGCCATTTTCATCCTGTCCAAAGCCAACACATTATGCAAATCAGAACCCTATAGCAGTTCAAGCCCTCCCGAGATTTAACAGTGTTTTGCCATCTTATATGAGCACTGAATCATCTTCGGGGAGTCCCCTGCTTAATGGAAACAGGtctgattgtagcagaaacatGAATAGACCTGGTGTCGGAAGTTTCAGCCCTCCTCAGAACAGCCATTGGTTTGGCTCCCAGTTAGAGACCACAACAGCAGCTAGCTTGCCATCAATCGGTTTTAGTCACCCGAACTATGATACTGCCACTGTCCATATGAACTGCTTTCAGAGGCCTGCTGCTGGGGATCCGAATTCTGCAAAGATTATGGATTTGAATATGCCTCCCGACGTTGAGACTGCAAATGGAGTGGAGAAGATTGAAGAATCACAAGCTACGTTGCTCGTGCCTCAAGAAAAGCTAGATTATGATAACACACCAAACGAGGAGAAAGAAGATTTATCACGGATAGATTTGGCCTCTTCACAAGCTTCTTCGACATCTGTCTCTCATGCCGGGCCAAAGAGGTTGAAGACTAGGGACTGCGCGGGTGATGAAAATATTCTTGTATCTGACAATTTTGACAAGCCTGGTGTCTGCACCAGCCAATTTCctcatctttcttcctcttccaatTTCCATCCAGATGCGTCTGAAAAAAAGAACACTCAAAGTAGTCTGAAAGATGGAATGGTTAATGGCTACTCGGCTAGCAGTCCTCCAGCCAGCTCCGGGAAACTGTGCACTGCAGATAATGTATCTGTAGATATCATGGCTGATACCAAGCTTTCAGGGCTTGGAAATCAAATTGACTTGAACTCCTGCATAATTGAAAACGAACCCTTGCCAATTGTCAAAGTGAAAAACGCCATAGAAATAGATCTGGAAGCACCTGTTAGTCCTGAAAACCAGGAGCGTTCACCTCCCAGGGGAGACTCCGAGGAAAACCAACTGTACACACATTTCCAGTTGTCAGAAATGGAAGATAGGGACCAGAAGGACGAACTTGTCAGGATGGCAGCAGAGGCTATAGTCTTGATTTCAGCACCTTCTTCCGCAAGCTGTCGGTAG
- the LOC127793185 gene encoding uncharacterized protein LOC127793185 isoform X1 codes for MECTGFLQGCYSSRDLNMGVHGSAPPPCNNERMFKSSYCYNVFVPSLSRDQFLVHEKEILRRTILKHDLVFRDQVSELHRLHRRQRELMDEIRRAEIAKQNLQLQRSQSNSLSDQRQWQTPGLPWVNLAASRPSFSTAENFQSTSSFIERKSTRAELDTVLAEANLEERKLWHSKSKKKMLDLELPADEYIDSEEEDLYGNEKASKGPELPCYSSKKLPEDSRKSDLKLFPCSNLPNSICHGGSSRPDPFFRITNDFIDLNEPVWLKAAAASNPFRQGRDAETCLKTTYLEDKQGELLPNCDEYAGMLSMPCKQLKVELPAEFPTANPLDDCDRKLQDQVADSVREKSERNASLSDDDYRQLVSPCLPTSCRLVPQSDGVKSQPFSSCPKPTHYANQNPIAVQALPRFNSVLPSYMSTESSSGSPLLNGNRSDCSRNMNRPGVGSFSPPQNSHWFGSQLETTTAASLPSIGFSHPNYDTATVHMNCFQRPAAGDPNSAKIMDLNMPPDVETANGVEKIEESQATLLVPQEKLDYDNTPNEEKEDLSRIDLASSQASSTSVSHAGPKRLKTRDCAGDENILVSDNFDKPGVCTSQFPHLSSSSNFHPDASEKKNTQSSLKDGMVNGYSASSPPASSGKLCTADNVSVDIMADTKLSGLGNQIDLNSCIIENEPLPIVKVKNAIEIDLEAPVSPENQERSPPRGDSEENQLYTHFQLSEMEDRDQKDELVRMAAEAIVLISAPSSASCR; via the exons ATGGAGTGTACAGGCTTCCTCCAAGGATGCTACTCCAGTAGAGATCTTAATATGGGTGTTCATGGCAGTGCACCGCCCCCATGTAATAACGAGAGGATGTTCAAGAGCAGTTATTGCTACAATGTTTTCGTGCCATCACTTAGTAGGGACCAGTTTTTAGTCCATGAGAAGGAAATATTGAGACGGACAATACTCAAGCATGACCTGGTTTTCAGAGATCAG GTCAGTGAACTTCACCGCCTTCATAGAAGACAAAGGGAATTGATGGATGAAATTAGACGGGCAGAGATTGCTAAGCAGAACTTACAATTGCAGAGATCACAGTCCAATTCCTTATCTGATCAACGACAATGGCAAACCCCAGGCTTACCTTGGGTAAACCTCGCTGCAAGTAGACCATCTTTTTCAACAGCTGAAAACTTCCAATCTACTTCAAGCTTTATTGAGAGGAAAAGTACACGAGCAGAACTTGATACGGTGTTAGCTGAAGCCAATTTAGAAGAACGCAAGTTGTGGCATTCCAAGTCTAAGAAGAAAATGCTAGATCTCGAGCTTCCAGCTGATGAGTACATTGATAGTGAAGAGGAGGATCTGTATGGAAATGAAAAGGCTTCTAAAGGTCCTGAGTTGCCTTGTTATTCGTCAAAGAAACTGCCAGAGGATTCACGGAAGAGTGATCTTAAACTGTTTCCATGCAGCAATCTGCCCAACTCTATTTGCCATGGAGGTTCTTCTAGACCCGATCCTTTCTTTAGAATAACTAATGATTTCATTGACTTGAATGAACCGGTCTGGCTTAAGGCTGCAGCCGCTTCAAATCCATTCCGGCAGGGAAGGGATGCAGAAACTTGCTTGAAGACCACGTATCTGGAAGACAAGCAAGGAGAGCTTCTACCTAATTGTGATGAATACG CAGGAATGTTATCCATGCCATGCAAACAATTAAAAGTCGAACTCCCAGCTGAATTCCCTACTGCCAATCCCTTGGACGACTGTGATAGAAAATTGCAAGATCAAGTTGCTGATTCTGTCAGAGAAAAATCAGAGAGAAATGCTTCTCTCTCTGATGATGACTATCGACAACTGGTCAGTCCTTGCTTACCCACCTCATGCCGCCTTGTTCCTCAGTCTGATGGGGTGAAGTCTCAGCCATTTTCATCCTGTCCAAAGCCAACACATTATGCAAATCAGAACCCTATAGCAGTTCAAGCCCTCCCGAGATTTAACAGTGTTTTGCCATCTTATATGAGCACTGAATCATCTTCGGGGAGTCCCCTGCTTAATGGAAACAGGtctgattgtagcagaaacatGAATAGACCTGGTGTCGGAAGTTTCAGCCCTCCTCAGAACAGCCATTGGTTTGGCTCCCAGTTAGAGACCACAACAGCAGCTAGCTTGCCATCAATCGGTTTTAGTCACCCGAACTATGATACTGCCACTGTCCATATGAACTGCTTTCAGAGGCCTGCTGCTGGGGATCCGAATTCTGCAAAGATTATGGATTTGAATATGCCTCCCGACGTTGAGACTGCAAATGGAGTGGAGAAGATTGAAGAATCACAAGCTACGTTGCTCGTGCCTCAAGAAAAGCTAGATTATGATAACACACCAAACGAGGAGAAAGAAGATTTATCACGGATAGATTTGGCCTCTTCACAAGCTTCTTCGACATCTGTCTCTCATGCCGGGCCAAAGAGGTTGAAGACTAGGGACTGCGCGGGTGATGAAAATATTCTTGTATCTGACAATTTTGACAAGCCTGGTGTCTGCACCAGCCAATTTCctcatctttcttcctcttccaatTTCCATCCAGATGCGTCTGAAAAAAAGAACACTCAAAGTAGTCTGAAAGATGGAATGGTTAATGGCTACTCGGCTAGCAGTCCTCCAGCCAGCTCCGGGAAACTGTGCACTGCAGATAATGTATCTGTAGATATCATGGCTGATACCAAGCTTTCAGGGCTTGGAAATCAAATTGACTTGAACTCCTGCATAATTGAAAACGAACCCTTGCCAATTGTCAAAGTGAAAAACGCCATAGAAATAGATCTGGAAGCACCTGTTAGTCCTGAAAACCAGGAGCGTTCACCTCCCAGGGGAGACTCCGAGGAAAACCAACTGTACACACATTTCCAGTTGTCAGAAATGGAAGATAGGGACCAGAAGGACGAACTTGTCAGGATGGCAGCAGAGGCTATAGTCTTGATTTCAGCACCTTCTTCCGCAAGCTGTCGGTAG
- the LOC127792899 gene encoding uncharacterized protein LOC127792899, producing MENSERREMNQQRQQDVSLHELRDRLAEFARVRGWEQYHSPRNLLLALVGEVGELSEIFQWRGEVARGLPNWSSDEKEHLEEELSDVLLYLVQLADVCGLDLGKAALSKILKNAQKYPLLINRSSSLSSSSSS from the exons ATGGAGAACTCTGAAAGAAGAGAGATGAATCAGCAGCGGCAGCAGGATGTTTCACTTCATGAACTCAGAGACAGGCTTGCAGAGTTTGCTAGGGTTAGGGGATGGGAACAGTATCACAGCCCTAGAAATCTCCTCTTAGCtctg GTGGGGGAGGTTGGGGAGCTGTCAGAGATATTCCAATGGAGAGGAGAAGTGGCAAGAGGGCTACCAAACTGGAGCTCAGACGAGAAGGAGCATCTGGAAGAGGAGCTCTCCGATGTGCTGCTCTACTTGGTTCAGCTTGCCGACGTCTGTGGCCTTGATCTTGGGAAGGCTGCTCTCTCCAAGATTCTCAAGAACGCTCAGAAATACCCCCTTCTCATCAACCGCtcttcttcattatcttcttcttcttcttcttaa